TCGTGGCCCAATTGAGCTTCAAATGCGGTGACAATTTGAGCACGCGCCGCAGGGAATCAACATGAGGCGAACGTTGGGCTAAAACGCTCGGTGAAGAGTTTTGCAATGTTTGCGCTGAACTGGATCCCGTCCCTAGAATGCCGATCATCGCTGCCAAAAGAATCCAATTGCGCATAGTGTGGCTCCTGTGATAAACGTGAAGATCAAAACGTAAGGTGTGAAACGTAAATTATCTGCGCAAAGACAGATGCTTGTGCGCGGGACCTGCGAAAACGAATTCGGAGAGTTCGCAAATTTTTTCTTGAATATGACTTTAAACTCCAGTATACTGGCTTAACCTCAACAACACAATAACTGGAGATTCTTATGTCCCAAGTGACAATCCATCAAGCTCAAACCCAACTTTCGCGATTGATTCGGAAAGTGCTTGCCGGCGAAGAAGTCGTTATTGCCAAAGGGAAAGTGCCTTTGGTCAAGCTGGTGGCCGTTCGTAACGGCAAAGCCCAAAGAAAAATTGGCGCGGACAAAGGCTTGATCGAAATCGCCGAAGATTTTGATGCGCCTCTCGACGATTTTAAGGAGTACATGGTTTGAAGGTGTTGCTGGATACACATGCCTTTTTGTGGTTAATGGTTGACGACCCCACACTGTCTGTCACCGCCAAGGCAACTTTCGCAAATGTCAAAAATGAAATCTATCTCAGTTTTGCCAGCGCCTGGGAAATGGTGATCAAATCAAGCCTGCAAAAATTGAAACTGCCGCTCCCGGTTAAGGATTATATCTTAACTCGGACGCAGACGCAGACGCATCAAATCAATTTGTTTGACATCACTCTTGATCATATTGCCGTCGTAGAAACTCTGCTTTGCACCATCGCGGTCCTTTTGATCGCCTGATTATTGCGCAAGGTATTTTCGATAACCTGCATATTCTTTCCGACGATCAACTCTTTGATTCCTATCCAATTCAGAGGATTTGGTAAAGAACCCCTGTCACGGCTTACGTTTTACTCTTTACGTTTATTTGACCACCGTCATTCGGAATTATAAATTTCGATTTTGGTGCCGAGCGCCAAATACACCCGGCCCCGGTCGTCGATGGCAATGTCCCTCGCCGGCTGACTGCCGGAGGGCAGAATCAATTGCGCGACCACGGCGTTGTGGTTGTCCGCCGGGTCGGCCACGCTGAGATCGATCTTGCGTGCAAGATATTTGTTCAGGATATAACTGAGATAGAGAAAACACTCATCCGGTGAAAGCGCCAGGCCGCGATTGTTCCGCGGTACCCCGCTTTGCGGGGGGCGCTGTGCTTTGATTGAGGCCGGCACCCACATCATCCGCATCCACAATGTGAGCGACGGCCCAGCCGGTGGTTGGAACGCTCACGATGACGCTGTCCCGGGCAGAAAAACCCGTCGCCATTTCTGTCAGGGTAACCGTGTAGGTGGTGGTGGTTTGCGGCGCGGCGTTCGGATTGGCAGCGGTGGGATCATCCAACCCGATTACCGGCACCCAACTGAAGCGATAAGGCCCGCCATGGCCGCCTGGCCCGGCCTTGGCAAGCGGAATCAGGGTATACTTGATCGTCACGGCAAATTGCTCGAGAAACACGCTTTCATTATGAGCGGTATCGACGGCGGTGACCGAGACATAATAGGTTTCCCCGGCCTTTAAATTTTGAATGAAATATTGCGTTTGGCGGCCAACATGGATGCGATGGCCATGCGGCCGGTCTTTGGTTCCATAATAAACAAAATAACCGGCAAGATCGGGTTCGGTGTTCGGCTCCCACGTTATCGTCAAACTATCCGCCATAGCCGAAACAACGCTCAACAACAAAATTCCCAATGCGATGATTTTCACAACAGTTTTTTCTCCTCAAAAAAACGTGAAGCATAAATCAGACGTATTAGATTTTACGAATCAGGTTCGCCATGCCTCTTCCATGCCTGCCCTGGCGACCGCTGTGGCGCTAAAGGCGCCAGTGCCGCAGCAGGGGCGGGATTGGGGTCAATCCATGACCGGACAGTGAATACAGAAGTGAACAAAAAAGGTATGATCAAATTGCCGGCTCAGATTGCCAGTGTTGTTCGCATTACCAAATTACCGGCAAACATAATGGCTTGCAGAAGGAATGAAGGAGGGGAATATCAGGAAAGATGTTAAACGCCTTTGTTTCTCATCGCGAAATGTGGAGCAACCGTGGCAGGGCGCCGCTGTTGCCGGATCGCCGCCGTGCCCGCCACGGCTCTTCGCCGCACATCGGGTTCTCAACGTCGTTCGATGGTTATCGCAAAATTTTCTGTCTCAGACCAAGCCGCCAAAAATGCTTCAATCGGAACCGGGAATTCTCGATCATCGAAATAGGGGTCGTTAATAAAAATGTGCACATCATCAAAGCCATGAACGATCACCGCGTGCAAGTTATCCGCTTCGTTCCAATGCGGTAAAGCGCGAGTCCCCACCGTAACAATGCATGGTTGGAGCTTGGTCTCCAAATATTCTTGCAAGTCCACCAATAACCATTGATGCAATTCAGCTTTCAAACTGGGAAGCGAGGCGTTGAGCATCAGGATATTGGTTACGGTTGTGCCCCTGTCGGTTGTCCCAAGCAAATCACGAAGACTTGTCTCCTCAATCGTGTGTCACCGATAAAGTTCAACAACATCTTGGCACACGCCGGTAAGCAACTCGTGCTATGCTCTTGTTTGTGATGTGGCTTGCTGATAGAGACGGGTAACACGCGCTTCTATTTCCTGGATGGGAGTAGAATTCTTGAGTTTGATATCGCCGTTTTGTGCATCAACCAAAAAGTGCCCTACTGTGCCCAAGTTTCCACGGTCGGGTAGCGAATAAATAATGGGAACATCCCATTGCGCCAAGCCTTTGCTAACCGACAGATCGGGTTCGCCGGCACGCAGCAAGTTGCCGACATGCATGAGCAAATATCGATTCACGCGTTGGCGAGCAACAAACGCCGTAATATTGAGCTCCCCTTTGATTTTCACCTCGAAGGTGACTTTCTGCTTTGACTTGGGAACCCGGTTGGCTTTAACTCGAACCATGGCCATAATGGCTCCGTAATTTTATCCAAAGATAACAATAAAATCTTTCCGCAGCAAGCAAAAAATCAAATCAACTGATCCTTGTAGATTCCAAAAAACAAAACGCCATCTGCTCCGCAATATCAAGCAAGTGGCGTTTCGCTATTTACGCATGATCCTTATTTTGCCATCAACATTTTCCTCGTCGCCACCACCTCGTCTCCAACCTGCAAGCGATAATGATAAATTCCCGAGGGCACGGGCTTGCCGCGTTGGTCGCGGCCGTTCCACGTCACGTGATGATAGCCCGCCGGCTGCACGCGGTCAACCAGGCGCCGGATTTCCCGGCCGAGCGAATTGTAAATGATCACGCTCACGTGCACGGCCCTGGGCAGCTCGTAGCGAATCTGCGTCGTGGGATTAAAAGGATTGGGATAATTTTGCTGCAAGACAAAATCCGAAGGAATCTGTTCTTTGGAATTTTGTTCTTCAATGGCGGCCAAAATATCATTCGGCATTTCGACGCGCACCGCAATGGTGTCGTAAGCTGCGGCTTTGCCGTTGCCGGCTTTGACAAAGAGATGAGCTGTGCCATGAAATTGCGGCGCGGTTAAAACCAGCGTGCCGGTGGCGCGATGAAAATTCCACCGCAGGCCGGACTTGCTCGTGGAAAAGCGATAAAACAAAAGCGAATCCGGCGTTTCGACGTCTTCGACCAAGTCCCACATTTTAAGTTTGGCGGAAGCGCCTTTTTTGAAAGACAACGAATCCGGCAGGCCGGTCCATCGCGGCCTGTCGTTGACGGGATCGACCGTGATCATCAACGACGTTGTATCCGCCAATTGGCCGGGGTCGGTGACGATCACTTGCAGCGTGTCTCGACCAAACCAGTTCAACGGCGCGGAGAAAGAATACCCGCGCGGATGGCGTGTTGCTTTCACCTGTTTGCCGGAAAGCACGATGAATTTCAATGTGCTGTCGGCGTCATCTGCATCGGTCACGAATGGATACCAATGGCGGATGGGATAGAACAAGGTTTTGTCTTCATTGAAGCGCAGTTCCGGCAAGGAGGCAAGGATAGGTGGCTCATTGGGTTCATGCCAGATGGCGAAACGATCGGACCGCTCGCCACCGGCAAATGTGAATCCTCCGCCCACGTACACCTTCTTGCCTTGGGTCGCGATGGCAAAGACTTGGCCTCGGAGGCCGCTTCCCAAGGGCGACCAAATATTATTGGCAGCATCCCATTTGGCAATATTATTAGCGCTCTGATCGCCTGCCATATTAAATGTTCCGCCGACGTATAAAGCACGATCATTGGCCGAAAGCGCGTATACATTTCCCCGTCCACTATAGTAATATACGCCATTTTTAGTTCCGCTGCTAAGTGCTGACCAGCTTTTATCGATTATGTTCCATTTGGCGATATGGTTCGCGTTGACGTCTCCGGCTTTGGTGAAATAGCCGCCGATATACACGTCCTGACCGAAAATGGCAATGGCATTTACGTGTGGGATGCCCGAAAATGGTTTATCTTCAAGATTCACGCCGCTCCCAAGAGCACACCATTCTTTACCGTCCCATTTAGCAATATTGTTTGCCGGCACGCCACCTGCCGAAGCGAACACACCGCCGGCATAAAGCTCAGTCTCGCTCGCGGCAATTGCATAGATTTTACCATTTATACTCTTTCCCACCGACGCCCAACGATTCGTAACCACATTCCATTTAGCAATATTACTTACGAGTATTCCACCTTCAGTCAATTCATATGCAACATATAAATTACGGCCATAAGCAGCCAATGCTTGCACCCTTCCATTGACGCCATTATCGTCATGACTGCCCAATGCTGACCAGCTTTTCGTGACGAGATTCCATTTCGCAATATTCTTAGCTGGAATACTGCCGACTGTTGTAAAAGAGCCTCCAACATAGAGAGCATTTGCAACGATGACGATCTCACTAGCTAATCCATAGATTGGGCCGCCATCAAATGGAACAAAAGTCTTGCCATTCCACCTGGCAAGGGGGGTGCCTAAAAAGATATTGCTGTCGTGGGCGGCAATGGCACCGAGACCATCACGCCATCTACTGCTAAATCCAATGCTTTCCCAATAACCATTATTTTGTGCTGAAGCTGTCTGGTTGAGTGCAGCCAACAAAATAATGAACAGGCTTTTACTGGTCTGCGAAAATCTTACCAATCGTGTTATGCTTTTCATTGTTAAATCTCCCTTTGATGGCCGGCGGGAGTGTGGACTTTCCAGTCCACAGGCGTATCGTGGACAAGAAAGCCTGTGTTCTCTCCTTGTTTTCATAAAACCTTTGACACGACCATGATAGATTAAGTGACCAGCCAAGATTTGATTATTGAGGTAGCCTTTGCCGTCGTATTTGTGAAATTCTCCCAATTCTTAGTGCAAATATACCGCTCAATATGCCCGTTAGCGTAAAGCCAAGCTGAAAGAATTCATAAGGCATGAAGCACATCGCAAAAACTTGACAAAAATTCAAAAAAAGGGCTGCGGAATAACATCGTACCCCCTTTTTTGCTCAGAGTCAAGTTTTGATCGCCAAATTTCGTCGAGAAAAACGGGTTGCCAGGCGGCCACGGCCGGATGAATGTTCGCTTGACGTTCCTTGACAATTTCCCACGGGGTTTTATGGCCTTTGGAACTGTTCTGGCGCGCGACGTTGAACCACAGATTATAGGCGCCAGCCTTGGCCAAAAAATGCGAACGTGAATGAAACCTCTCAACGCAATAGAACTCATCTTCGATGAGACCGTGAACGGTTTCGACACCGGCCTGCCAAGTGTGCGCACCGGGCGGAATGGTCTGATGAACCAACCCCTTGACCGCCTCAACGGCTTTGGTAAAGGCACTGTCTTCGGCGGCGTTCCACGCACCAATAAACTCGCTGCCATTGTCGGTTTGAAAGCGACAGTCTTGCAGCGAGACCCCACAACCTTGCAGA
The nucleotide sequence above comes from candidate division KSB1 bacterium. Encoded proteins:
- a CDS encoding type II toxin-antitoxin system Phd/YefM family antitoxin, with the protein product MSQVTIHQAQTQLSRLIRKVLAGEEVVIAKGKVPLVKLVAVRNGKAQRKIGADKGLIEIAEDFDAPLDDFKEYMV
- a CDS encoding type II toxin-antitoxin system VapC family toxin, whose amino-acid sequence is MKVLLDTHAFLWLMVDDPTLSVTAKATFANVKNEIYLSFASAWEMVIKSSLQKLKLPLPVKDYILTRTQTQTHQINLFDITLDHIAVVETLLCTIAVLLIA
- a CDS encoding fibronectin type III domain-containing protein is translated as MKIIALGILLLSVVSAMADSLTITWEPNTEPDLAGYFVYYGTKDRPHGHRIHVGRQTQYFIQNLKAGETYYVSVTAVDTAHNESVFLEQFAVTIKYTLIPLAKAGPGGHGGPYRFSWVPVIGLDDPTAANPNAAPQTTTTYTVTLTEMATGFSARDSVIVSVPTTGWAVAHIVDADDVGAGLNQSTAPPAKRGTAEQSRPGAFTG
- a CDS encoding cysteine peptidase family C39 domain-containing protein; the encoded protein is MEETSLRDLLGTTDRGTTVTNILMLNASLPSLKAELHQWLLVDLQEYLETKLQPCIVTVGTRALPHWNEADNLHAVIVHGFDDVHIFINDPYFDDREFPVPIEAFLAAWSETENFAITIERR
- a CDS encoding T9SS type A sorting domain-containing protein, encoding MGEFHKYDGKGYLNNQILAGHLIYHGRVKGFMKTRREHRLSCPRYACGLESPHSRRPSKGDLTMKSITRLVRFSQTSKSLFIILLAALNQTASAQNNGYWESIGFSSRWRDGLGAIAAHDSNIFLGTPLARWNGKTFVPFDGGPIYGLASEIVIVANALYVGGSFTTVGSIPAKNIAKWNLVTKSWSALGSHDDNGVNGRVQALAAYGRNLYVAYELTEGGILVSNIAKWNVVTNRWASVGKSINGKIYAIAASETELYAGGVFASAGGVPANNIAKWDGKEWCALGSGVNLEDKPFSGIPHVNAIAIFGQDVYIGGYFTKAGDVNANHIAKWNIIDKSWSALSSGTKNGVYYYSGRGNVYALSANDRALYVGGTFNMAGDQSANNIAKWDAANNIWSPLGSGLRGQVFAIATQGKKVYVGGGFTFAGGERSDRFAIWHEPNEPPILASLPELRFNEDKTLFYPIRHWYPFVTDADDADSTLKFIVLSGKQVKATRHPRGYSFSAPLNWFGRDTLQVIVTDPGQLADTTSLMITVDPVNDRPRWTGLPDSLSFKKGASAKLKMWDLVEDVETPDSLLFYRFSTSKSGLRWNFHRATGTLVLTAPQFHGTAHLFVKAGNGKAAAYDTIAVRVEMPNDILAAIEEQNSKEQIPSDFVLQQNYPNPFNPTTQIRYELPRAVHVSVIIYNSLGREIRRLVDRVQPAGYHHVTWNGRDQRGKPVPSGIYHYRLQVGDEVVATRKMLMAK